The Anopheles maculipalpis chromosome 3RL, idAnoMacuDA_375_x, whole genome shotgun sequence genomic sequence CTATAGGACACGTCGTCCATCGAATAGCTTAAGTTACGTTGGATGGTCTACTATGGCACTACGGGGCAACGATCCTGATGGGGTTTGAACCAGCGCCTGCTGTCGCTCGTACCAGCCGTCCTTTCATTAAGAGAAGGATTTTCTGCTTCATTTAGAAATTCGTTatgtaaacaacaacatcaaaaacgatttaatttaaagccctcaaaatttaaatttattcaagtACAAGAATCAACCAAAAAAGGACTGTAAATTAATATTCCGTAAATTTCTTTACTTTAATTTCTTCTACTTTACGACCACCACACGCTAGACCGGATTCACCACGGCAACCGTTATACTATGAAAAGCAGCATTATTCTGCACCGTTGCTCCACAAAAAGCGGTAGGCTACGTCCGTCAACATCACCGAAAATTAATTAGATAGATAGCACCCAGCTCCCCGGCATTGCTCAAAGAAAATGGCCAACAAAATATAcgtgttcacacacacacaattacgCCATTGGTCCGGCGTACGAACGGCACACAAAACCATGCCTTTATCTGGCAAAAATGAAGACATAAAATTTGGACACCATCCAGCCGGTGCCCACAAACGCGCTGATCATGCCAGGGATGGCTCTTTATCGTGTAATCAAACGGCCCATTAGCCAGTGCGGTGGATTTTTGGGTTTCTCCACGGCACTTACGGACGCGCCGGTTGAATTCGGCATAATTTTCGACCATTCGGAACAAAGCTAAagggagtgaaaaaaaaaaaacgatgatagGTAGGACCTGCTGTCTGGTCTCATAAAATGCGTTCGCTCGACGCATGATGAATCTTGACGCATCAAAGTCTCGGGGCTCGTTTCCGTAAGGATGGACGTTTGATTGTCCATCCACTATGGAAACGTCTGCTCATCTCCATCGGCCATTCGTCCAGCTCCATTTATTATTGTGCGATACAGCCCCATTAATTAGGGTGGATAGCAAATGTGGAGATAAGTTTGTATGGCTTGTGGCGTTAACTGATTAAATTTGATGCGACACTTGGGCGGATGATATGTACacgggaagaaaagaaagccacatttttattgcaccatACTTCAGCTCAGTGTAGATCAAAATGTGAAATATGTATGGAATAGAACcattagaaataaaacaaaggaTGTTTACGATCTTTTAGAGCTCTAATACATCAGCCATAGTCAATTTCTTTATGTAtagattgatttttaatattctttttGGAATGGAGTGAATTTACTCATTTTTAAACGTTCTTGTCTAGGTAATTGAGCTTAATCCTCTGACATGTGTATTGAACAACACCAGCTTGGGTTTAGAAGAGCTTATCTGAGGCAGCACTTACGGGAGGGCTTAAAGTAGAGCGTGTAGTTGTAACTGTATGTTTTGCTTGCTCAAAATCATGCTAGAGAGAACTAGAAATATCTACCTTGTAGTAAGTAAATATTCAGCAGTTAAGACCTCTAGAATTATTGCTGCAAATGTGCTTATGCGCTTCTAACAGTTCCAGACAATCGTTCCAGCTTATTGTAAAAATGGGTTatataaaacataataaaaattctGCGCCAGTAACAGAATGTTGAGAATAATTACtagtaaaacaaatattttttaaattttctaataCTAAAATTAAGAaacgaacaataaaaaatcatgtaACAacgaaaaatttcaattttaactGATTCTTGGTAAtataatgtttattttcacTCATAGATGGCGCTTTCATCGCAAATATCATCGCTCGTTTGCACGATGATAAAATTTTCTATGTTTTGTGGATAAGAAaccgttttgtttcattagctTTATGTTAAAATTAGGATTTTTACAGCAAATCTCAAAACAGAGTTAATGTTTTTAAGCAAAAATAACTTGCGTCAGTCATTTTTGGCTTTTTACGTTTCATCTCCATGGCAAAAATTGAACTAAAATCGGTACCgatattttagtttttagcAATAAAGGATATTCCGATTTCAACAACTTAACAACTTCCAATTTCTAGGAAACATATAACAATACAATACAGTAATATAGATATTAATCAACGTCATACACATGCCCATGATCTATGCCATACCTGCAACATAGTGCAAGATAATCGCCAAAACCGGTTctacgcaaaaaaaatgcatcgtttTCAGTGCAACCACAGTCCCATCACGTACACAGCCATCAGTACCTCCTAGCTCTGCTACCCGCTTGAAACTGAAGAAATGTAAGTAGTAATAGTAAACACTCCATACAAATATACCCGATCTTACATTGTTAAGAATTTATTGTAAATCCATCCATCACTCGCTGCTTGTTTGTATTTAGAATAAGTGTGTTTACATGCCCAACACCTTTTCCATTACTGCGTGCGGTTGACGCAACAGCTCTTGGTGTTCCTCCAAGTTGAATATATCCGAGAATTCAATCATTTCATCACGACCGGTCAGTACATCGCGAGCTACATTTGTCGACGGAAGGAACGGCAAATGACCGACCTTTGAGACTGCTTTCAGCTCCATTGCCATCTTCAGCGGAGCCGCTAGTCCTTCATGCTTTCGTAGCATCTGCATGTTGAGATTGTGACGGTGTTGATTGtactgcaagaaaaaaaagatgtcgTTCATTAATCCAACCCCAAGAGTAGACATTGCTGCAGCCAAGCCTATTTACATTTAACTCGGATTGCTTCAACGGGTGCACTGCTTGCAACTGTGCGGCACAGGTTTCATCGCGCGGCTCCAAGTGTCCCATGAACTCGTTGAACGTCGACGGCATCTTCGGTGTAACTTTAATAGCAGCATCCTGTGCAATGGAACCAGCAATGCGTTAGTAGGAAAATGCAACGTTTTTAGCTTCTGCTTACCATTTTGCAAGGTATTAGTTTCAAGAGGAATTTCGCGTCTGCCgtgaatgttttgctttctgcaAGTAATGATGTGCTGATTGGACAGATTCGATTAACTGTCACACCAGAGCTGTCAGTTGTCAGATCCCTTCAGAAACGGTCGGCCACACAGCTGTCAACATGTTTACATATATTTTGCAAACTACgatattttttgatatttattgcACTCTTGATGAACAAATTGAAAACGATGTTGattgttattattaatttttattcgctTGTAAATTGATTAAGCACCGTTTCTGTTTTCATGTAAAGAAAGAATCAAGAAAAACGAGACACGTTCGGGgggattaaaaattttgcacaaaaattatcaaatcGCTCATAGATTTGATGGTTTTCTGTGCGAGAGCACAAAGCGCACGGAGATGCGTTCCAAAATAATAACAGAGATAGTAAAGCGCGATTAAAAAGCATCCAACAGACCGAGCGAGGAACTCCTTGCGAGCACCAGTGAGATTGTGATTGAGCATACGAAAGTCTTTGTTATCTCTGTTGCCTTTCGAAACGCATTCGGTCACCTTCCGAATCACGAACGCATTCAGTACCTAACATAACTAGCAGCAAATAATGTAAGCCTTGCTCTTGCCGGTGTGGATTTGGCCTTCTTGTACAGTAAGTCAATTTTTGATGGCCCAAAAATTATTCGTTTCAGGCGACCCAAACTCAGTCTGCAACAGTTGAACGAGCTCACACCTGGAGAGTTTCATAAAACGTTCGAAAATGTAATCGAATGTTGGCCGGAAGCTGCAATATTCTGTTCAGCACTATTGCCCTTCAAAAGTTTCGTCACACTGGTTGCTGCCTTTGAAAACTATCTCGAACGCTTACCGGCCGATACTAAGCTGAAAATACTAAGACTTTATCCCGATTTGGCTGGGAAAATGCTCGACACTAACCAACTGTCGGAGGATTCATCGAACGAGCATGCATCGGTAGGGCTAGATAACTTATCGCCAGAGGACAAAAGGACACTAACGGATCTAAATGAAAGGTAAGaagagaaaatgtttaaaaattatagaCGTGATAAATGTAGGTGGTCTCCTTTAATCTGTACAGTTACAAGGCCAAGTTTGGCTTTCCGTTTGTGGTTTGCGTTCGTGAGGCATCCAAGTTTGAAGTTATTCTTCGAAGTGTGTCGGAAAGAATTCATCACACCGCAGAACAGGAGCTGGCCATTGCTTTGGgtgaagtgaagaaaatttgCCGCTTGCGCATCTTGCAGGTGGTTGATAATTTGTGAACATGTTGAGGAGGTAAGGTTTCATGAATAAACGGGTTACGGGTGTCTTCCCACAGgctataaaaatttaatcaattcaGCATTTCTTCAGGAAACAAATATATTATTGTATCTATTACAACCTTACAATAGTTTGCACATTCCACAACCCCTTGTCACATGGATGGAGAAAGATCCGGAATTCTgaaattaaaagaagaaaataatcaatattttttatcaaaattttcaagttGGCAAACGATATCACTAAGATCTACTTAGAGCGAACATTTCCCAACCTTTGAATATACATAACTAATAAATGCTTTTCGGCTTCTATTCGACTTTTCCCATACGATACTATTAATTAAGTGTACTTTAGAATTTTTGAGCTTAATTCTGCTACGATAAGACAACGAACGTTTCGTTCAAATCTTTTCTAGGAACTTGTAAACactgcttttcttttaaccTCAACGATCCTACAGCTCGGACGTTTCGTTCTTTTCGTATTCAATAACTTCATTTTTTCGACTTACGTTCATGTTCAGCGTAATGTGTTACCGGAGAATTCCTTCCAAGTTTATCTACCATAGTATGATGAAACAGAACAGGAGCGAGACCGGTGTCGATGACGACTCCTTTCAGTGCCCGTCCGGTGGCTATGCGGTGATGGAGTGCGactaaagaaagaaaatgaatttaaatcaaCCAATCAACGTAACCTATTCTCCAGTTTCTTTAGCAACTGCAGGCAAACCTAAcctttcatttttccttcccatatAAACTCCCGGTGTTGGAGCGTGGGGCTGTTCCGTGATGGAATAGTCGACTCGCATTCGTCGACCGTGTATATGCAGACCGTTGCAATGGGCACGTGCAACGGATGCTTCCTCCTTTGTCTTGAAGTACACAAATCCAAATCCTCGCGACAATCGTGTCTTGGCGTCGTAGATCACAACCGTATTTTCCACCGTACCAAAGTGGCAAAAGATTCGGTTCAGGTACGGTTCGGTCGTAAACACGCTCAGTCCGAAAACACCCAAGCAGCGGCTAGGTTCCGGAGAATCGACACGTATCTTAGACCGGGTCGAGACTGGAGACCGTTTCCGGTAGCTGGATCTTCTCGGTGGCGAGCGAGACACTGATCGACGATAGTCACGATCTCGCGATGAACCGGACCGGCTACGGCGGTTTCGATGACGACGCTCCACACTTCTTGACCGGCGATGATGATCGTCCCTGTAACGGCGACTTGTACGACGATCGGAACTGCGATGAGATGATGTCTGTGTTACATAAATCGAACGAAACCGGATGCTCAGCGTAATACACCTTACtcaacacacagacaaaagTACAGGTAGGTGAAGTGAAGTCTGCCAATAATACTTGCCATTTTTGGGGACTTATTCAGCGGTGGCTGCCTTCTACAAAACGACTTCCGATGTAGCAAACGGTTACAATTATAATGAGCAAGATTTGCCAATCGTCTCAGGATACTCTTGTCGATTGCCATAGTAACGAATCGGTGCTTCAATGACTACTGTTACATTAGCGAAATTTGACATGCTTCTATTGGATGGAGATGTATCAACGAGTTATTGCGATTCAATAGAATCCTGTGCGGAATTATGTTATATAAATCGagtgtaaaatatttgttaaaaaattaagaagaaaaattgtggAAGAATGAGAagttgtttgcaaaaaatgtattctttttaaaattttacacaatttttgCTTGCTGCTATGGACACCgccagtggcggatttagtCCATCGGAGGCCCTAAGCGAAATAGCTGGCTTGGGGTGAAAGATTGATTGTGGATTCGAGGCCTCCCGTGGGCGCTTCTTCCGCGTACATTTAAACTCACCACTCTCGTCTGCAGCATCCTTTTCACGatgagcaaaatttttaaactagAGTCTAGCAGCGTAGAGCAGTAGAGTAGCAGAACGGGTAGCAAGACCGATATCAATTGACTTTCTTGGCAAATATTAGACGAATACATCACAAGTTTAATgagcaaattttccaaaatttaacTACCAGTAAACAAGAAGTTATACGTGTTTTTGTTCGAGTAAAACCCGCTACTGAAGAGCGGTCAACGTTATTTATGTACTTTTATGTATATTTGACAATAATGTGTCGTTCTTActtcgtgtttttgtttcttgct encodes the following:
- the LOC126565640 gene encoding proteasome maturation protein yields the protein MPSTFNEFMGHLEPRDETCAAQLQAVHPLKQSELNYNQHRHNLNMQMLRKHEGLAAPLKMAMELKAVSKVGHLPFLPSTNVARDVLTGRDEMIEFSDIFNLEEHQELLRQPHAVMEKVLGM
- the LOC126560397 gene encoding transformer-2 protein homolog beta-like is translated as MLQTRVTSSHRSSDRRTSRRYRDDHHRRSRSVERRHRNRRSRSGSSRDRDYRRSVSRSPPRRSSYRKRSPVSTRSKIRVDSPEPSRCLGVFGLSVFTTEPYLNRIFCHFGTVENTVVIYDAKTRLSRGFGFVYFKTKEEASVARAHCNGLHIHGRRMRVDYSITEQPHAPTPGVYMGRKNESRTPSPHSHRTGTERSRHRHRSRSCSVSSYYGR
- the LOC126560396 gene encoding 2-oxo-4-hydroxy-4-carboxy-5-ureidoimidazoline decarboxylase-like encodes the protein MEPAMRYKSIFDGPKIIRFRRPKLSLQQLNELTPGEFHKTFENVIECWPEAAIFCSALLPFKSFVTLVAAFENYLERLPADTKLKILRLYPDLAGKMLDTNQLSEDSSNEHASVGLDNLSPEDKRTLTDLNESYKAKFGFPFVVCVREASKFEVILRSVSERIHHTAEQELAIALGEVKKICRLRILQVVDNL